The proteins below come from a single Candidatus Bathyarchaeota archaeon genomic window:
- a CDS encoding DUF6325 family protein produces the protein MVVEHMMEKASGRTMGPVDYLIVGFPGNKFNGKIVPEMVDLERRGIIRVIDLVFVTKDANGAIFVTEARDLQGDEGRAFEKLAGNLKEWFYEGDINALGESLPNESSAALLLFENLWAIRFKEALIDSDAVLIDMGRIPPENLDKVRALFDEGGD, from the coding sequence TTGGTAGTCGAACATATGATGGAAAAAGCAAGCGGCAGAACTATGGGACCCGTGGACTATCTAATTGTGGGGTTCCCGGGAAACAAATTCAACGGCAAAATCGTGCCTGAAATGGTGGATCTGGAGAGGCGCGGCATAATTCGTGTAATCGACTTAGTCTTCGTTACAAAAGACGCCAACGGAGCAATCTTTGTTACTGAAGCAAGAGACCTGCAGGGTGATGAGGGTAGAGCGTTTGAGAAGTTAGCTGGTAACCTTAAGGAGTGGTTCTATGAAGGTGACATAAACGCGTTGGGCGAGTCGTTGCCTAATGAGAGTTCAGCGGCTTTGTTGTTGTTCGAGAACCTTTGGGCTATACGCTTTAAAGAGGCATTGATTGATTCGGATGCTGTCTTAATCGATATGGGCCGTATTCCCCCGGAGAATCTGGACAAAGTCAGAGCGTTATTCGATGAAGGAGGCGACTAA
- a CDS encoding SHOCT domain-containing protein, which yields MGRASAQRQAQAQQQAYNQGAQAQQQQSQQAQQVPPAQPAQQTAPQQEDTIAQLQKLGELHSSGVLSDEEFAAAKKKLIG from the coding sequence ATGGGACGAGCTTCTGCCCAGCGACAAGCTCAAGCACAGCAGCAGGCGTATAATCAGGGCGCACAGGCGCAGCAACAGCAAAGCCAGCAGGCACAGCAAGTTCCACCTGCACAACCCGCTCAGCAGACTGCACCCCAACAGGAAGATACCATTGCTCAACTGCAGAAACTAGGTGAACTGCACAGCTCCGGTGTACTGTCAGATGAAGAATTCGCTGCGGCAAAAAAGAAACTGATAGGTTAG